From Mycolicibacterium cosmeticum, a single genomic window includes:
- a CDS encoding ABC transporter ATP-binding protein yields MSTAVVQGLRLELDGVTLSYTGAPVLRDLTLTVQPGEILVLTGPSGCGKSTVLRALAGLLSPDAGRVRADGAPVTGTSRDRGMVFQDSALLPWRSVRSNIELALKLRGEPRPNRRARAERWIDEVGLTGFADYLPKSLSGGMRQRVQLARGLAGAPRAVMMDEPFGALDAQTRAAMQRLLITTWRAHPTTIVFVTHDVDEALILGDRVAVLGGGGLRVLREIPAPRTENVDRTALRTEIIEALDNS; encoded by the coding sequence ATGAGTACCGCAGTGGTCCAAGGCCTACGCCTGGAACTCGACGGGGTCACGCTGTCCTACACCGGGGCTCCGGTGCTGCGCGACCTGACCCTGACGGTGCAGCCGGGGGAGATCCTGGTGCTGACCGGACCGTCGGGCTGCGGCAAGTCGACGGTACTGCGGGCGCTGGCGGGGCTGCTGTCCCCGGACGCCGGCCGGGTGCGCGCCGACGGAGCACCCGTCACCGGCACGTCGCGGGACCGGGGCATGGTGTTCCAGGACAGTGCCCTGCTGCCGTGGCGCAGCGTCCGCTCGAATATCGAACTGGCGCTGAAACTCCGGGGCGAACCACGGCCGAACCGGCGGGCGCGCGCCGAACGCTGGATCGACGAGGTGGGCCTGACCGGGTTCGCCGACTACCTGCCCAAGAGCCTGTCCGGTGGCATGCGCCAGCGGGTGCAGTTGGCCCGCGGTCTGGCCGGGGCGCCCCGCGCCGTGATGATGGACGAACCGTTCGGCGCACTGGACGCGCAGACCCGTGCCGCCATGCAACGGCTGCTGATCACCACGTGGCGGGCACACCCCACCACCATCGTGTTCGTCACCCACGACGTGGACGAGGCACTGATCCTCGGCGACCGCGTCGCGGTGCTGGGCGGTGGGGGCCTGCGCGTGCTGCGGGAGATCCCGGCGCCCCGCACCGAGAACGTCGACCGCACCGCATTACGCACCGAAATCATCGAGGCATTGGACAATTCATGA